The Blastocatellia bacterium genomic interval ATTGATTAAATTAAAGCTAGCATCTTGCAGTAGCAAGAATAATATATAAGTATTACTATTTATCTTAAAATGAGTTATAGAAAATATAAATGGTAGTAAATTTTTCTGTATCCCATTGATAAATAGTAGTTTATAAAAAGGAAAATCTAAGTGCAACAACAAAAAGTAATACTAAAAATAAGTTTATCAGAATTAAATGCCCTAGCAGAAACAATAATAAAACATAGAGAAGTTATATTAGTACAAAGAGATCCTAAAGATGTAAAAATGGACGATAGAAGCTTATTAATACATAAATTATGGATGAGGGTAGCAGAAAAAAGCCAATGCCGTGTAGGTGCTTATCCTAATATCAAAGAACATCCCACTCATGAAGAAGTTTTAGTTGGTAAGCTAAAAGATTTGTTAGATAAAGTTTTAGATATCCCTTTGACAGAGGAAGACTATAATAGTTTCCTTTTTAACTTGTTACAACGGGCATTAAATTCTTAAAATATTATTGCGTAGAATTAATATTACTTTAGTCAGATAATAATAGTTAATAAACCTTTTTATCTACATAACTAACAGATGTCTTAAGAGAATTAAAAGGTCAGGTGGTCTTGCTTTATTGATTTTGTTTACCACTGAACCTGGTGTTCGGCCATCCATTAAAATTGCATGGTAGAGACAAAAATTAATGAACAAATTTTAGATAAAGAAATGAAATACAAACTTGTAATATTTGATTTTGATGGTACTTTAGCAGATTCATTTCCTTTTTTTCTAAATACCATAAATGATTTAGCAAATGAATATAATTTCAAAAAAGTAAATATGGAAGATATAGAAACCTTACGAGGTTATGATGCAATGCAGCTTATAAATCATTTAGGTTTACCATTGTGGAAAGTGCCGTTTGTAGGAAAGAGTTTTAAGACGAAAATGGCTAAAAATATTGACCAAATTCCCTTATTTTCTGGTGTAGAAAATATGTTGCAAGTTTTGTCTAATAAAGGAATTATACTAAGTCTTATAACTAGCAATTCTTACAGTAATGTTTACAAAATCTTAAACCCTAATAATATGGCTTTTATGGTTGATCCTCAATGTGGTACTTCTTTGTTTGGAAAACGTTCTAAATTGAAGAATATTTTACGAAAAACTAAGATTGATTCTAGCCAAGCCATTTACATTGGGGATGAACTTAGAGATTTACAAGCTTCTAATGCTGAAAATGTTGCTTTTGGTGCTGTATCCTGGGGATATACTAGAACTGACACCCTAATAAAACATTCTCCAACAGAAATGTTTTATTGTATTGATGAGATTATTGGAAAAATTGTTTAACGACAAGTTAAAAGAAAGCTATTTCAGAATTGGCGCGGCCTATAAGTAAAAACGCTGTATTAACAATAAAAATAGGGTTACATTCAAGTAACCCTATTTTGCTAAAAGACTAATAAACTAAAAAGTATATTTAACCATTATTTAACAGAAACATCATCAATACGAAATATTGTTGGAGATATTGAACCATTAACACCTCTAAACCTTATTTGGATGGTTTGACCTTTATAACTTAGTAGGCTAAAACCACTTTTTTGAGAATAGACACCATCAGCGCTTTTATTTAAGTTGCTATAAGTAGCTAGTCTCTTTAGAAAACTACCTGAAGAACTATAAACTTCAACATAAAATGAATCATAAGCAGTAGTAGTTGTTGTTTCTGTAGAACTAACATTAAGCCAAAATGTTAAATTAGCTGTTGTTGCTGTAGATGGGATAGTAAATTGTTGATATACAGTGCCTGTACTATTGTTAGTATTACCAGTATTAACATAGCCTGTACCACCATGAGGATATGCTCCATTAGTTGTATAGAATGATGCACCACTTAAAACCCAAGGTGATGAGCTTCCTTCAAAACCACCATTAACTAACCTTTCAACTATACCAGGAGTAATAGTTAATGAAAGAGGAGTAGAACGGCTTAATGGACTTGCTACACCATTAATATTTAATGTAAGTGTTCCTATTGTTGCAGTACTTGAAGCATTAAGTGTCAATGTGCTAGAACTTCCAGGGCTAACAGGATTAGGAGAAAAACTTGCTGTTACACCACTTGGTAAACTTGAAGCCGTAAGTGTAATTGGTGAAGAAAAACCTCCTACTGAATTAGTTGTTACAGTAATAGTGCTAGAACTCCCTTGGCTTATGCTCTTACTAGAAGGAGATAGAGAAAGTGAGTAATTTGGTGTTGCAGTTGAATTAACAGTAAGAGAAGCATTTGCGGTTTTTGTTGTCCCATTACTATTACCAGAAATAGTTAAAGTACTTGTTCCTGTGTTAGATTGTGAAGTTGTTATGGTTAAAGTAGCACTTGAGCCAACAGCAATTGGATTACTTGAAAAGCTACTAGTAACACCAGAAGGTAATCCACTAACAGATAATGTAACCATCCCTGAGAAACCTGCCTGAGCAGCAGTACTTATGGTATAGCTTGTAGAACTACCAGCAGTAACTGTTTGGGAGCTTGGAGAGGCCGTTAAGCTAAAATCAGGTTGAATATTAGTTTTAGCTAACCACTCAGTAGCATTAAGGAATAATTGTTTATTAGTTCCAGCAGGATCATTCCACCCATCAAATAAATTATTACTTGGTTGCCCTGTTCCATCATCTATTGCTGAACTATCACCATGAGCAGCAATACGTCCTTGCCCAAATTGGCTTTGAGCAAAAGCTACACCAGTATTGCCAGTACTTGAAAAAGTATTACGGAGAATAACTCCTTTTACGTTAGGATTTCTTGATGT includes:
- a CDS encoding HAD hydrolase-like protein, with translation MVETKINEQILDKEMKYKLVIFDFDGTLADSFPFFLNTINDLANEYNFKKVNMEDIETLRGYDAMQLINHLGLPLWKVPFVGKSFKTKMAKNIDQIPLFSGVENMLQVLSNKGIILSLITSNSYSNVYKILNPNNMAFMVDPQCGTSLFGKRSKLKNILRKTKIDSSQAIYIGDELRDLQASNAENVAFGAVSWGYTRTDTLIKHSPTEMFYCIDEIIGKIV